The following proteins come from a genomic window of Candidatus Palauibacter soopunensis:
- the nuoF gene encoding NADH-quinone oxidoreductase subunit NuoF: MSFPHRSDLEATTRLSRHQGEAEARTLDGWRARGGYEALRRSLDMQPADITEVVKASGLRGRGGAGFPTGLKWSFMPKDDGKPHYLCCNADESEPGAFKDREVIRWTPHLLIEGCLIASRAIGAEHAYIYVRGEFFEETEVLNAAVVEAYEAGLAGDGILGSSWSCDVTIHAGAGAYIAGEETGLMNSLMGNRAEPWAKPPFPAQAGAFGMPTTVNNVETLAAVPMILENGADWYRQWGSDESPGTKLWSCSGHLVRPGNYEFALGLPLSDIIFDACGGTPSGKPVKAVIPGGSSTAFLSGDELDCATTYEGLAEAGSALGTASPIVMDEDTDIVAAMRRIAQFYAHESCGQCVQCREGTSWVVRILQRIEAGDGRPSDIDTLYELCEQMTGRTICVLADSVVFPLESSLDKFRADYEALMKPSLVAAGGRVTHG; encoded by the coding sequence ATGAGCTTCCCGCACCGGAGCGATCTCGAGGCCACGACGCGGCTCTCGCGGCACCAGGGCGAGGCCGAGGCGCGCACGCTCGACGGCTGGCGCGCCCGGGGCGGCTACGAGGCGCTGCGGCGCTCCCTCGACATGCAGCCGGCCGACATCACGGAGGTCGTGAAGGCCTCCGGGCTCCGCGGGCGCGGCGGCGCCGGCTTCCCGACCGGCCTCAAGTGGAGCTTCATGCCGAAGGACGACGGCAAGCCGCACTACCTGTGCTGCAACGCGGACGAGTCCGAGCCGGGCGCCTTCAAGGACCGCGAGGTCATCCGCTGGACGCCGCACCTCCTCATCGAGGGCTGCCTCATCGCGTCGCGCGCGATCGGGGCGGAGCACGCCTACATCTACGTGCGGGGCGAGTTCTTCGAGGAGACGGAGGTCCTCAACGCGGCGGTCGTCGAGGCGTACGAGGCCGGGCTCGCGGGGGACGGAATCCTGGGCTCGTCGTGGTCGTGCGACGTGACGATCCACGCCGGGGCCGGGGCCTACATCGCCGGCGAGGAGACCGGCCTCATGAACTCGCTCATGGGCAACCGCGCGGAGCCCTGGGCCAAGCCGCCCTTCCCGGCGCAGGCCGGGGCGTTCGGGATGCCCACGACGGTGAACAACGTCGAGACGCTCGCCGCGGTCCCCATGATCCTCGAGAACGGCGCGGACTGGTACCGGCAGTGGGGGAGCGACGAGTCCCCCGGCACCAAGCTGTGGAGTTGCTCCGGGCACCTCGTGCGCCCCGGCAACTACGAGTTCGCGCTCGGGCTGCCGCTGAGCGACATCATCTTCGACGCCTGCGGCGGCACGCCCTCCGGCAAGCCCGTGAAGGCCGTGATCCCGGGCGGCTCCTCGACGGCGTTCCTGAGCGGCGACGAACTCGACTGCGCGACGACGTACGAGGGGCTCGCGGAGGCGGGCAGCGCCCTCGGCACCGCCTCGCCGATCGTGATGGACGAGGACACCGACATCGTCGCGGCCATGCGCCGGATCGCGCAGTTCTACGCGCACGAGTCGTGCGGCCAGTGCGTGCAGTGCCGCGAGGGCACGTCGTGGGTCGTCCGCATCCTGCAGCGCATCGAGGCGGGCGACGGCCGCCCCAGCGACATCGACACGCTGTACGAGCTGTGCGAGCAGATGACGGGGCGCACGATCTGCGTGCTCGCGGACAGCGTCGTGTTCCCGCTCGAGTCGTCGCTCGACAAGTTCCGCGCCGATTACGAGGCGCTGATGAAGCCTTCTCTGGTCGCGGCGGGCGGCAGGGTGACGCATGGCTGA
- a CDS encoding molybdopterin-dependent oxidoreductase yields MADNGAKATVTLTIDGVEVTVPSGTRVIEAAEHVGVVVPRYCYHPGIPTRPAQCRMCLVEVEGRPKLEPSCTLQAADDMVVNTASDTARTARQSVIEFLLVNHPLDCPICDAAGQCMLQDYAYVTNQLESRVDEPKRIMGRDRISDDILYFADRCVICTRCVRFMRDVAEDDSLIVAQRGDKAYIDTFPGRELDNPFQGNIVDVCPVGALVHEDFVFKARAWDMDAAASVCPGCPTGCNVTIDTKENQIVRVKPRHNAAVNSWWMCDYGRRHLVMTNRGVRAEVPLIRDGGGDGERGELRPVDWATALDWVAEKIDALDAPGGSAVVSPDASNENLFYVRRLLDRLGVAGAAFRVAQGETAALPTVPTLKLRADRAANVAGAGLFGGRRTDALPNGAAAGGAAAGALVVLDDELEGAPDDFGASAGFFLYVGTRLPGAARNADAVLPIATFAEMDGTFTNFEGRVQRFHQALRPPGLARPGWMVLSRVLARLGDGEAVNDVRSAFERMAAEAPPFAGLTWDGIGLKGAPAAGAAAEADA; encoded by the coding sequence ATGGCTGATAACGGCGCGAAGGCGACGGTCACCCTCACGATCGACGGGGTCGAGGTCACGGTCCCGAGCGGCACCCGGGTCATCGAGGCGGCCGAGCACGTGGGCGTCGTGGTGCCGCGCTACTGCTACCATCCGGGCATCCCCACGCGGCCGGCGCAGTGCCGCATGTGCCTCGTGGAGGTCGAGGGACGGCCCAAGCTCGAGCCCTCGTGCACGCTGCAGGCGGCCGACGACATGGTCGTGAACACGGCGAGCGACACGGCGCGCACGGCCCGCCAGTCGGTCATCGAGTTCCTGCTCGTCAACCACCCGCTCGACTGCCCCATCTGCGACGCCGCGGGGCAGTGCATGCTGCAGGACTACGCCTACGTCACGAACCAGCTCGAGAGCCGGGTCGACGAGCCCAAGCGGATCATGGGCCGCGACCGCATCTCCGACGACATCCTCTACTTCGCGGACCGCTGCGTCATCTGCACGCGCTGCGTGAGATTCATGCGGGACGTGGCGGAGGATGACTCGCTCATCGTCGCCCAGCGCGGGGACAAGGCCTACATCGACACCTTCCCGGGCCGCGAACTCGACAACCCCTTCCAGGGGAACATCGTCGACGTGTGCCCCGTCGGCGCGCTCGTGCACGAGGACTTCGTGTTCAAGGCGCGCGCGTGGGACATGGACGCGGCGGCGAGCGTGTGCCCCGGCTGCCCCACCGGCTGCAACGTCACGATCGACACGAAGGAGAACCAGATCGTGCGCGTGAAGCCGCGCCACAACGCGGCGGTGAACTCCTGGTGGATGTGCGACTACGGCCGCAGGCACCTCGTGATGACGAACCGCGGCGTGCGCGCCGAGGTCCCCCTCATCCGCGACGGCGGCGGCGACGGCGAGCGCGGCGAGCTGCGGCCGGTCGACTGGGCCACGGCGCTCGACTGGGTGGCCGAGAAGATCGACGCGCTCGACGCGCCCGGCGGGAGTGCGGTCGTGTCGCCGGACGCCTCGAACGAGAACCTGTTCTACGTCCGGCGGCTCCTCGACCGGCTCGGCGTCGCGGGCGCGGCCTTCCGGGTCGCGCAGGGCGAGACCGCCGCGCTGCCCACCGTGCCCACGCTCAAGCTGCGCGCGGACCGTGCCGCGAACGTCGCGGGGGCCGGACTGTTCGGCGGCCGGCGCACGGATGCGCTCCCCAACGGCGCGGCGGCTGGCGGCGCGGCGGCCGGAGCGCTCGTCGTGCTCGACGACGAACTCGAGGGCGCCCCCGACGACTTCGGCGCCTCGGCCGGCTTCTTCCTCTACGTCGGCACGCGGCTGCCCGGCGCGGCGCGCAACGCGGACGCGGTGCTCCCGATCGCGACCTTCGCGGAGATGGACGGCACGTTCACGAACTTCGAGGGCCGCGTGCAGCGCTTCCACCAGGCGCTGCGGCCGCCGGGCCTGGCCCGCCCGGGTTGGATGGTGCTGAGCCGCGTGCTCGCCCGCCTGGGAGACGGCGAAGCCGTCAACGACGTGCGCAGCGCGTTCGAGCGCATGGCGGCGGAGGCTCCGCCCTTCGCGGGCCTCACGTGGGACGGGATCGGCCTCAAGGGCGCCCCGGCCGCCGGCGCAGCCGCGGAGGCCGACGCGTGA
- a CDS encoding complex I subunit 1 family protein — protein sequence MSPVTGGAFALATVGKVVLFFSVLMLAVMFATIFERKVCGFMQDRSGPNRVGPWGLLQVIADGLKNLLKEETMPEQAIRPFFLLAPVLAILPATILFAVIPFASPLPTQWGLVEMIVADVPIGFLYVLAIGSIGVYGVAMGGWASGSKYSLLGGLRGSAQMVSYEVALALSLVPLILLTGDVRAPEIVSMQQTFTAGPATYATWFVFPLLVGLFFFFVSGLAETNRLPFDMPEAEAELITGYHTEYSAMKFSMFMIGEFAHVITVAALVTVFFLGGWDIPFWQGDNIRVLSDGTVIGEPTWWKTLLTLGAFGVKTFLLVLVFVWIRWTLPRFRYDQLMDLGWKFMLEAVTVYILVIAFVILAIEAVGIPLGGWYAFVLFLVNLALAGVLFFAMDRGTLIRGGAKGKGG from the coding sequence GTGAGCCCGGTCACGGGCGGCGCCTTCGCTCTCGCCACCGTGGGGAAGGTCGTGCTCTTCTTCTCGGTGCTGATGCTCGCGGTCATGTTCGCGACGATCTTCGAGCGCAAGGTGTGCGGCTTCATGCAGGACCGGAGCGGCCCCAACCGCGTCGGCCCGTGGGGGCTCCTCCAGGTCATCGCCGACGGACTCAAGAACCTCCTCAAGGAAGAGACGATGCCGGAGCAGGCGATCCGGCCCTTCTTCCTCCTCGCGCCCGTCCTCGCGATCCTCCCGGCCACCATCCTCTTCGCCGTCATCCCCTTCGCCTCGCCGCTGCCCACGCAGTGGGGACTCGTGGAGATGATCGTCGCGGACGTCCCGATCGGCTTCCTCTACGTGCTCGCGATCGGCTCGATCGGCGTGTACGGCGTCGCCATGGGCGGCTGGGCCTCCGGCTCGAAGTACTCGCTGCTCGGCGGCCTGCGCGGCTCCGCGCAGATGGTGAGCTACGAGGTCGCGCTCGCGCTCAGCCTCGTCCCCCTCATCCTCCTCACCGGGGATGTGCGCGCCCCCGAGATCGTCTCCATGCAGCAGACGTTCACGGCGGGCCCGGCGACGTACGCGACGTGGTTCGTGTTCCCGCTCCTCGTCGGCCTCTTCTTCTTCTTCGTGTCGGGACTCGCGGAGACGAACCGCCTCCCCTTCGACATGCCCGAGGCGGAGGCCGAACTCATCACCGGATACCACACCGAGTATTCGGCGATGAAGTTCTCGATGTTCATGATCGGCGAGTTCGCGCACGTGATCACGGTCGCCGCGCTCGTCACCGTTTTCTTCCTCGGCGGGTGGGACATCCCGTTCTGGCAGGGGGACAACATCCGCGTCCTCTCCGACGGGACGGTGATCGGGGAGCCGACGTGGTGGAAGACGCTGCTCACGCTCGGCGCCTTCGGCGTGAAGACGTTCCTGCTCGTGCTCGTCTTCGTCTGGATTCGGTGGACGCTGCCGCGCTTCCGCTACGACCAGCTCATGGACCTGGGCTGGAAGTTCATGCTCGAAGCGGTGACGGTCTACATCCTCGTCATCGCCTTCGTCATCCTCGCCATCGAGGCGGTCGGGATCCCGCTCGGCGGCTGGTATGCGTTCGTTCTGTTCCTCGTGAACCTTGCGCTCGCGGGGGTGCTCTTCTTCGCCATGGACCGGGGGACGCTGATCCGGGGCGGGGCGAAGGGGAAGGGAGGGTAG
- a CDS encoding NADH-quinone oxidoreductase subunit I — protein sequence MPGDVKVVERPRAESSYVRAAAKGMSITMRHLLSPNKKTQQYPDEKWELAPRTRGTHRMEVHEDGRAKCVACGLCPTVCPVNCIKLVPAEDESGERYAAIYEIDEFRCIFCGYCQEVCPVEAIHLGVHYENAEYSRERWVYDLERLVEQEHDVTALWDPQDPASQ from the coding sequence ATGCCTGGAGATGTGAAGGTCGTGGAGCGGCCGCGGGCCGAGAGTTCGTACGTGCGGGCGGCGGCGAAGGGGATGTCGATCACCATGCGGCACCTCCTGAGCCCCAACAAGAAGACGCAGCAGTACCCGGACGAGAAGTGGGAACTCGCGCCCCGGACGCGCGGCACGCACCGCATGGAGGTGCACGAGGACGGACGGGCCAAGTGCGTCGCGTGCGGCCTGTGTCCGACGGTATGCCCGGTGAACTGCATCAAGCTCGTGCCCGCGGAGGACGAGAGCGGCGAGCGCTACGCGGCGATCTACGAGATCGACGAGTTCCGCTGCATCTTCTGCGGCTACTGCCAGGAGGTGTGCCCGGTCGAGGCGATCCACCTCGGCGTGCACTACGAGAACGCGGAGTACTCGCGCGAGCGCTGGGTGTACGACCTCGAGCGCCTCGTCGAGCAGGAGCACGACGTGACCGCGCTGTGGGATCCCCAGGACCCGGCGTCGCAATGA
- a CDS encoding NADH-quinone oxidoreductase subunit J has translation MIQDFLFQAFAASAILGAVIMVTRRNPVSAVIFLVGVFFATSGMFLMLDAHYIAAINVILYGGAIMVLFLFVLMLLNLGHADWRDLRGPVGGLIGGSISIAFLGVLTRLFVGGTDARPVVEIAGSALREAAAEQGVVGVVARPLFTEYTIVLEVTGVLLLVSIVGTILLARRERT, from the coding sequence ATGATCCAGGACTTCCTCTTCCAGGCCTTCGCGGCGAGCGCGATTCTGGGCGCGGTGATCATGGTCACGCGCCGCAATCCCGTGTCCGCCGTGATCTTCCTGGTCGGCGTGTTCTTCGCCACGTCCGGCATGTTCCTCATGCTGGACGCGCACTACATCGCGGCGATCAACGTGATCCTGTACGGCGGGGCCATCATGGTCCTCTTCCTCTTCGTCCTCATGCTCCTGAACCTGGGGCACGCGGACTGGCGCGACCTGCGGGGGCCCGTGGGCGGGCTCATCGGCGGCTCGATCTCCATCGCCTTCCTCGGCGTCCTCACGCGCCTCTTCGTCGGGGGGACGGACGCGCGGCCGGTCGTGGAGATCGCGGGCAGCGCGCTGCGCGAGGCGGCCGCCGAACAGGGCGTCGTCGGCGTCGTGGCCCGGCCGCTCTTCACGGAGTACACGATCGTGCTCGAGGTCACCGGCGTCCTCCTGCTCGTGTCCATCGTGGGCACGATCCTGCTCGCGCGCAGGGAGCGGACGTGA
- the nuoK gene encoding NADH-quinone oxidoreductase subunit NuoK codes for MAAALGLNGLIALFVSAILFSIGVIGVLLRRNAIIVFMCIELMLNAANLSLVAFARMHGIEGQIFVFFVMAVAAAEAAVGLAIIIAIFRHYEVVDLDRFRLLKW; via the coding sequence ATGGCGGCCGCGCTCGGCCTCAACGGGCTCATCGCCCTCTTCGTGAGCGCGATCCTGTTCTCGATCGGCGTCATCGGGGTCCTGCTGCGGCGCAACGCGATCATCGTGTTCATGTGCATAGAACTCATGCTGAACGCCGCGAACCTGTCGCTCGTCGCCTTCGCGCGCATGCACGGGATCGAGGGCCAGATCTTCGTCTTCTTCGTCATGGCCGTGGCCGCGGCGGAGGCCGCCGTGGGGCTCGCGATCATCATCGCGATCTTCCGGCACTATGAAGTCGTGGACCTCGACCGCTTCCGGCTCCTGAAGTGGTGA
- the nuoL gene encoding NADH-quinone oxidoreductase subunit L — protein sequence MSFQPVLPWLILALPLLGAAVNGAGAFLWHDDKRIPTIVGPAALLGSFAVVLVNFIAMIGADLSGADLHGAEVVSLWTWIVSGDLRIGVDLQFDQLSMLMCMIVTGVGSLIHIYSVGYMRDDPGYSRYFSYLNLFVFFMLVLVLGASFPLMFVGWEGVGLCSYLLIGFWYENRDYANAGKKAFIMNRIGDAGFLVAMFLIFVAFGTLDFVPVLGAAEGTLAYGGALVTGITLLLFLGCTGKSAQIPLHTWLPDAMAGPTPVSALIHAATMVTAGVYLIARTSVLFALSPVSQGVVAAVGAGTALFAASIAIRQYDIKKVLAYSTISQLGYMFLAVGIGAFTAGVFHLMTHAFFKALLFLGAGAVIHAVHHAWAHGDDAHGDAHHGDPNDMRNHGGLRKFMPRTFVFMWVATLAIAGVPPLAGFFSKDEIIWYSGAYGYPILWGVALATALLTAVYMARLMVMTFHGGNRTFGHEGAAEAGRKLHEVPVVMWAPLAVLAVLSVVGGWANIPEALPLLPTVEWLHHWLEPVFAPAIAVKEAHGFAPEYRSPVGGGEALWAVISAAIAIAAVVGTVRVLSPKPVPREAEAVAPTGFARVLHDKWYVDELYDRAIVRPSLALWRACWRIVDAGIIDGAVNGAGRAARLLGWAGGQLQTGRVTTYLVAFMLGALLVLGVLS from the coding sequence GTGAGCTTCCAGCCCGTGCTCCCGTGGCTCATCCTCGCCCTCCCGCTGCTCGGGGCGGCGGTGAACGGCGCCGGCGCCTTCCTGTGGCACGACGACAAGCGCATCCCGACGATCGTCGGGCCCGCCGCGCTCCTCGGGAGCTTCGCCGTCGTCCTCGTGAACTTCATCGCGATGATCGGGGCCGACCTGAGCGGCGCGGACCTGCACGGCGCGGAAGTCGTCAGCCTGTGGACCTGGATCGTGTCCGGGGACCTCCGCATCGGGGTCGACCTCCAGTTCGACCAGCTCTCGATGCTGATGTGCATGATCGTCACCGGGGTCGGGAGCCTGATCCACATCTATTCCGTCGGCTACATGCGCGACGATCCCGGCTATTCGCGCTACTTCTCCTATCTCAACCTGTTCGTCTTCTTCATGCTCGTCCTCGTTCTCGGGGCCAGCTTCCCGCTCATGTTCGTGGGCTGGGAGGGCGTCGGGCTGTGCTCGTACCTGCTCATCGGCTTCTGGTACGAGAACCGGGACTACGCGAACGCGGGCAAGAAGGCGTTCATCATGAACCGGATCGGCGACGCGGGGTTCCTCGTCGCCATGTTCCTCATTTTCGTCGCCTTCGGGACGCTGGACTTCGTGCCCGTCCTCGGGGCGGCGGAGGGGACGCTCGCGTACGGCGGCGCGCTCGTCACCGGCATCACGCTCCTCCTCTTCCTCGGCTGCACGGGGAAGTCGGCCCAGATCCCGCTCCACACCTGGCTGCCCGACGCGATGGCGGGTCCGACGCCGGTCTCGGCGCTCATTCACGCGGCGACGATGGTGACGGCGGGGGTCTACCTCATCGCGCGCACGAGCGTCCTGTTCGCGCTCTCGCCCGTGTCCCAGGGCGTGGTGGCGGCGGTCGGGGCGGGGACGGCGCTGTTCGCGGCCTCGATCGCGATCCGGCAGTACGACATCAAGAAGGTGCTCGCGTACTCCACGATCTCGCAGCTCGGCTACATGTTCCTCGCCGTCGGGATCGGCGCCTTCACGGCCGGCGTCTTCCACCTCATGACGCACGCCTTCTTCAAGGCGCTCCTCTTCCTCGGGGCCGGGGCCGTGATCCACGCGGTGCACCACGCGTGGGCGCACGGGGACGACGCCCACGGCGACGCGCACCACGGCGACCCGAACGACATGCGGAACCACGGCGGGCTGCGAAAATTCATGCCCCGCACCTTCGTCTTCATGTGGGTCGCGACGCTCGCCATCGCGGGCGTGCCGCCGCTGGCCGGGTTCTTCTCGAAGGACGAGATCATCTGGTATTCCGGGGCGTACGGATACCCGATCCTGTGGGGCGTGGCGCTGGCCACGGCGCTGCTCACGGCCGTGTACATGGCCCGGCTCATGGTGATGACCTTCCACGGCGGGAACCGCACCTTCGGCCACGAGGGCGCCGCGGAGGCCGGGCGGAAGCTGCACGAGGTGCCCGTCGTCATGTGGGCGCCGCTCGCGGTGCTCGCGGTCCTCTCCGTCGTGGGCGGATGGGCGAACATCCCCGAGGCGCTGCCGCTGCTCCCGACCGTCGAATGGCTGCACCACTGGCTGGAGCCCGTGTTCGCGCCCGCGATCGCCGTCAAGGAGGCGCACGGCTTCGCCCCCGAATACCGGTCGCCCGTCGGGGGCGGCGAGGCGCTGTGGGCGGTGATCTCCGCCGCGATCGCGATCGCGGCCGTCGTCGGGACCGTCCGGGTCCTGTCGCCGAAGCCGGTGCCGAGGGAGGCGGAGGCCGTGGCGCCGACCGGGTTCGCCCGCGTGCTCCACGACAAGTGGTACGTGGATGAACTGTACGACCGCGCGATCGTCCGCCCCTCGCTCGCCCTGTGGCGCGCCTGCTGGCGGATCGTGGACGCGGGGATCATCGACGGCGCCGTGAACGGCGCGGGGCGCGCCGCCCGCCTCCTCGGCTGGGCCGGGGGACAGCTCCAGACGGGCCGCGTGACGACCTACCTCGTCGCCTTCATGCTCGGGGCCCTCCTCGTCCTCGGGGTGCTCTCGTGA
- a CDS encoding NADH-quinone oxidoreductase subunit M — translation MTAFYDGHWILTALVVLPLIGGAACLVAPEARAKTVALVTTLVLFALSLPLFWTFDTAEPGFQNLVSIPWIEAWGISYAVGLDGISILMILLTTFTMPLAVAGSFSYIRTRERAFYAMLLFLTAGMIGVFVALDLFLFYVFWEIMLIPMYFLIGVWGGERRIYSAVKFFLYTAVGSLLMLVAIVTMAWIFQDGSGAWSFAYEDLVSLELARRAQLWLFGGFALAFAIKVPLFPFHTWLPDAHVEAPTAGSVILAGVLLKMGVYGFLRFGLPFFPAAATDPMVVNAMLVLGLIGILYAAWVAAVQPDAKKLIAYTSVAHLGFVVLGVFGLTTQGIEGGILQMVNHGISTGALFLLIGMLYERRHSRQIADFGGIAKVMPVFAFALVVVALSSVGLPGTNGFVGEFLILVGTFRTHPWIAAIATTGVIFAACYMLPMVQRVLFNRLDREENRALTDVNRRERLILAPLLALILLIGVWPGPFLNRTRASVEALIEHVETRSASVEAMPVEPMPVEAGGGE, via the coding sequence GTGACGGCCTTCTACGACGGGCACTGGATCCTGACCGCCCTCGTGGTCCTCCCCCTCATCGGGGGCGCGGCCTGCCTCGTGGCGCCGGAGGCGCGCGCGAAGACCGTCGCCCTGGTGACGACGCTCGTCCTGTTCGCGCTCTCGCTGCCGCTCTTCTGGACCTTCGACACGGCGGAGCCCGGGTTCCAGAATCTCGTCTCCATCCCGTGGATCGAGGCGTGGGGGATCTCCTACGCGGTGGGCCTGGACGGGATCTCGATCCTCATGATCCTGCTCACGACCTTCACGATGCCGCTGGCCGTGGCGGGTTCCTTCTCCTACATCCGGACCCGCGAGCGCGCCTTCTACGCGATGCTCCTCTTCCTCACGGCGGGGATGATCGGCGTGTTCGTCGCGCTCGATCTCTTCCTGTTCTACGTGTTCTGGGAGATCATGCTGATCCCGATGTACTTCCTCATCGGGGTCTGGGGCGGGGAGAGGCGGATCTATTCCGCCGTGAAGTTCTTCCTCTACACGGCGGTGGGCTCGCTCCTCATGCTGGTCGCGATCGTGACCATGGCCTGGATCTTCCAGGACGGCTCGGGGGCGTGGAGCTTCGCCTACGAAGACCTCGTGTCGCTCGAACTCGCGCGGCGCGCGCAACTCTGGCTGTTCGGGGGGTTCGCGCTCGCGTTCGCGATCAAGGTGCCGCTCTTCCCGTTCCACACTTGGCTGCCGGACGCGCACGTGGAGGCGCCGACGGCGGGCTCCGTGATCCTGGCGGGGGTGCTGCTCAAGATGGGCGTGTACGGGTTCCTGCGCTTCGGGCTGCCGTTCTTCCCGGCCGCGGCGACGGATCCCATGGTCGTGAACGCGATGCTCGTGCTGGGGCTGATCGGCATCCTGTACGCGGCCTGGGTGGCGGCGGTGCAGCCGGACGCAAAGAAACTCATCGCCTACACCTCGGTCGCCCACCTCGGCTTCGTCGTGCTCGGCGTGTTCGGGCTCACGACGCAGGGGATCGAGGGCGGCATCCTCCAGATGGTGAACCACGGGATTTCCACGGGGGCGCTCTTCCTCCTCATCGGGATGCTGTACGAGCGGCGGCACTCGCGGCAGATCGCGGACTTCGGCGGCATCGCGAAGGTGATGCCGGTGTTCGCCTTCGCGCTCGTCGTCGTCGCGCTGTCCTCCGTCGGGCTGCCGGGGACGAACGGCTTCGTGGGCGAGTTCCTCATCCTCGTGGGGACGTTCCGGACCCACCCGTGGATCGCCGCGATCGCGACGACGGGCGTGATCTTCGCGGCCTGCTACATGCTGCCCATGGTGCAGCGGGTCCTCTTCAACCGCCTCGACCGCGAGGAGAACCGCGCGCTCACCGACGTGAACCGCCGCGAGCGCCTGATCCTTGCGCCGCTGCTCGCGCTCATCCTGCTCATCGGCGTGTGGCCGGGCCCGTTTCTGAACCGGACGCGGGCGTCCGTGGAGGCGCTGATCGAGCACGTGGAGACGCGGTCGGCGAGCGTCGAAGCCATGCCGGTCGAACCCATGCCGGTCGAGGCCGGGGGAGGGGAGTGA
- a CDS encoding NADH-quinone oxidoreductase subunit N, giving the protein MNHWVALLPEVILSLAAMFILMRDAFVRAGETDDGRMSVDCLVTLYSIAGAFIASLWLMDASAPPDAMIALDGFRVAADVILCGGALLVVSLSRDYLSREGLRSPEFHALVLLALVGMMVLVAARDLILLFVGLELMSISVYVLTGFVRKNPRSSEASLKYFIVGAFASAFVVYGIALLYGATGTTRLATAAERIAAAPGGDLLLVAGIGLLLIGFAFKIAAVPFHMWAPDAYDGAPTPVTSFMATGVKAAAFIALLRVLTVDLGGAAEVWRGAVWWLAILTMIVPNLVALSQRDVKRMLAYSSVAHAGYLLVGVVAASELGRSASLFYLAAYTVVTAGSFAIVFHVAGRGDRNQRVDDYRGLGWRRPVLGAALLVFLLSLAGFPPTAGFVGKLYLLRAAVDAGETSLAVTLVLTSLVAYYYYLRVVWKMYFEATPEDAHTPPSPKPGFNLAIGTCVALILLGGLFPGRIIDRAREALADVPAAAPTAAPAPGMVVQAEDPPSP; this is encoded by the coding sequence GTGAACCACTGGGTCGCGCTCCTGCCCGAGGTCATCCTGTCGCTGGCGGCGATGTTCATCCTCATGCGCGACGCCTTCGTGCGCGCGGGGGAGACCGACGACGGGCGGATGTCCGTCGACTGCCTCGTCACGCTGTACTCGATCGCGGGCGCCTTCATCGCGAGCCTGTGGCTCATGGACGCCTCCGCCCCGCCGGACGCGATGATCGCGCTCGACGGCTTCCGCGTGGCGGCGGACGTGATCCTGTGCGGCGGCGCCCTGCTCGTCGTGTCGCTGTCGCGCGACTACCTGAGCCGGGAGGGGCTGCGGTCGCCCGAATTCCACGCGCTCGTCCTCCTGGCCCTCGTCGGGATGATGGTGCTCGTCGCGGCGCGCGACCTCATCCTCCTCTTCGTCGGCCTCGAGCTGATGTCGATCTCCGTCTACGTCCTCACGGGCTTCGTGCGCAAGAACCCGCGTTCCTCCGAGGCGAGCCTCAAGTACTTCATCGTCGGCGCCTTCGCGAGCGCCTTCGTCGTGTACGGGATCGCGCTCCTCTACGGGGCCACGGGGACGACGCGCCTCGCCACGGCCGCCGAGCGCATCGCGGCCGCGCCCGGGGGCGACCTCCTCCTCGTCGCCGGCATCGGCCTCCTGCTCATCGGCTTCGCGTTCAAGATCGCCGCCGTCCCCTTCCACATGTGGGCTCCGGACGCCTACGACGGCGCGCCGACGCCGGTGACGTCGTTCATGGCGACGGGGGTCAAGGCGGCCGCCTTCATCGCCCTCCTGCGTGTGCTGACCGTGGATCTCGGCGGCGCGGCGGAGGTGTGGAGGGGCGCCGTGTGGTGGCTCGCGATCCTGACCATGATCGTGCCCAACCTCGTCGCGCTCTCGCAGCGGGACGTGAAGCGCATGCTCGCCTACTCCTCGGTGGCGCACGCCGGATACCTCCTCGTCGGCGTCGTGGCGGCCTCCGAACTCGGCCGCTCCGCGTCGCTCTTCTACCTCGCGGCGTACACCGTGGTCACGGCGGGGAGCTTCGCCATCGTCTTCCACGTGGCGGGGCGGGGCGACCGCAACCAGCGCGTGGATGACTATCGGGGCCTGGGCTGGCGGCGTCCGGTGCTCGGCGCCGCGCTCCTCGTCTTCCTTCTCTCGCTGGCGGGCTTCCCGCCCACGGCGGGCTTCGTCGGCAAGCTGTACCTGCTTCGCGCCGCGGTGGACGCGGGGGAGACCTCGCTGGCGGTCACGCTCGTTCTGACCAGCCTCGTCGCCTACTACTACTACCTCCGCGTGGTGTGGAAGATGTACTTCGAGGCGACGCCCGAGGACGCGCACACGCCGCCGTCGCCGAAGCCGGGGTTCAACCTCGCAATCGGGACGTGCGTGGCGCTCATCCTGCTCGGCGGCCTCTTCCCGGGACGCATCATCGACCGGGCCCGGGAGGCCCTCGCCGATGTGCCCGCCGCCGCGCCCACCGCGGCGCCCGCGCCGGGCATGGTCGTCCAGGCCGAGGACCCGCCGTCGCCGTAA